A stretch of the Gossypium hirsutum isolate 1008001.06 chromosome D07, Gossypium_hirsutum_v2.1, whole genome shotgun sequence genome encodes the following:
- the LOC107954500 gene encoding probable WRKY transcription factor 46, producing MEKTMGWEQNTLLNELAQGRDFTNMLRKHLHPSSSPETRQVLLDKILCSYDKALSLLNCSRFMVETKPRVRTLGSPENDASDNKDMFKKRKTSSGWSEQIRVCSAMSLEGPLDDGYCWRKYGQKDILGSNFPRAYYRCTHRYSQGCLAGKQVQRSDEDPTIFEVKYRGRHACNQVPHLVATPKEKGNHYREKQQVEEKQKQSKEMLLSFETGLKVKTEDLDNREDIFPSFSFPIESEEVQNGLLLNSLMKNMSPAFVSPATSESNYFSVSAFHMGNFDFGQNVQTSESELTEIISAPASVTNSPIVDLDISSLEKLELDQSFPYDNPEFFTNFLQ from the exons atggaaaaaACGATGGGTTGGGAGCAAAACACTCTTTTGAATGAGCTAGCACAGGGGAGAGACTTCACTAATATGCTAAGGAAACACCTCCATCCATCTTCATCCCCCGAAACACGCCAAGTCTTGCTTGACAAAATACTGTGCTCTTATGACAAAGCTCTTTCGTTGCTGAATTGTAGTCGTTTTATGGTTGAGACGAAACCCAGGGTTCGCACGTTGGGATCCCCTGAAAATGACGCCTCTGATAACAAGGATATGTTTAAAAAGAG GAAAACATCTTCAGGGTGGAGTGAGCAAATAAGGGTTTGCTCGGCGATGTCATTAGAGGGGCCTCTTGATGATGGATATTGCTGGCGAAAATATGGGCAGAAAGATATTCTTGGATCCAATTTTCCAAG GGCATATTATCGATGCACTCATCGTTACTCGCAAGGCTGCTTAGCCGGTAAGCAAGTTCAAAGATCAGACGAGGACCCAACAATATTCGAGGTGAAATATCGTGGAAGACATGCCTGTAACCAAGTCCCTCACTTGGTTGCTACGCCCAAAGAGAAAGGCAATCATTATCGGGAAAAGCAGCAAGTTGAAGAGAAACAAAAGCAATCCAAGGAAATGTTGTTGAGTTTTGAAACAGGGCTTAAGGTTAAAACAGAGGACTTGGACAACAGAGAGGAcatatttccttcattttctttccCCATTGAGTCAGAGGAAGTTCAAAATGGGTTATTGCTTAATTCCCTAATGAAAAACATGTCTCCGGCATTTGTGTCACCAGCTACATCTGAATCCAACTATTTTTCAGTGTCAGCGTTCCACATGGGCAACTTTGATTTCGGCCAAAATGTGCAGACTTCGGAATCTGAACTTACAGAAATAATCTCTGCACCAGCTTCAGTTACTAATTCACCCATTGTCGACCTCGATATTTCATCACTCGAGAAGCTGGAGTTAGATCAAAGCTTCCCATATGATAATCCTGAGTTCTTCACTAATTTTTTACAGTAA
- the LOC107954501 gene encoding putative anthocyanidin reductase, translated as MDKRENLAAMEKGKCRVCVTGAAGFIGSSLVKKLLEKGYTVHATLRKLGDASKVQLLKSFPHADTELVLFEADINRPNEFEQAIHGCMCVFHVATPLQPSDASQFKNTSEAAVSAIKSIAECCIKSGSVKRLIYTASVCAASPLKDDGSGYKESIDETCWTPLNLSLASSNGFFKDYTVSKTLAENEVLGYGSSEKDGGMKVVTVACGIVGGDTVLSYTPGSVAAFISQVTHNAHSYRSVKYAEELLGKLPIVHINDVCEAHIFCMEKPSISGRFLIASAFVSAAQLAGCYQLHYPEFNVKAEKLDGAKGDTKWGSTKLIEKGFEYKCDLKMIIDDSIRCARRTGDLQH; from the exons atGGATAAGAGAGAGAATTTAGCAGCAATGGAGAAGGGTAAGTGCAGGGTATGCGTTACAGGAGCCGCTGGTTTCATTGGCTCTTCTCTGGTCAAGAAGCTACTAGAGAAAGGATATACTGTCCACGCCACCCTCAGAAAGTTGG GCGATGCTTCAAAGGTTCAACTCCTTAAGAGCTTTCCTCACGCGGACACAGAATTAGTTTTGTTTGAAGCTGATATAAACAGGCCAAATGAGTTTGAGCAAGCTATTCATGGCTGTATGTGCGTTTTCCATGTTGCGACTCCCTTGCAACCCTCTGATGCTTCTCAG TTTAAAAACACGAGTGAGGCTGCAGTTTCTGCAATAAAAAGTATTGCAGAGTGTTGTATAAAATCAGGTAGTGTGAAACGATTAATCTACACAGCCTCTGTTTGTGCTGCATCGCCATTGAAAGACGATGGGAGTGGTTACAAGGAATCCATAGATGAAACCTGTTGGACGCCCCTTAATCTTTCACTTGCTTCCTCTAATGGCTTCTTTAAG GATTACACAGTATCAAAGACATTGGCAGAGAATGAAGTTTTGGGGTATGGGAGCAGTGAAAAAGATGGTGGAATGAAGGTGGTAACCGTAGCTTGTGGCATTGTTGGAGGAGATACTGTTTTATCTTATACACCTGGAAGTGTGGCTGCTTTCATTTCACAAGTTACACATAACGCGCATTCATACCGAAGTGTGAAATACGCGGAAGAACTGCTGGGGAAACTTCCGATTGTACACATAAATGATGTTTGTGAAGCTCATATTTTCTGCATGGAGAAGCCTTCCATCAGCGGTAGATTTTTAATTGCCAGCGCTTTTGTTTCGGCAGCACAACTTGCTGGTTGCTATCAACTGCATTACCCAGAATTTAATGTTAAAGCAGA GAAATTGGATGGAGCAAAAGGAGATACCAAGTGGGGGTCTACCAAgcttattgaaaagggctttgaatataaatgtgatttgaaGATGATAATAGATGATTCCATCAGGTGTGCAAGGAGGACTGGTGATCTTCAGCACTAA